A window from Nitrospirota bacterium encodes these proteins:
- the mazG gene encoding nucleoside triphosphate pyrophosphohydrolase has product MMSNNWDRLVQIMDTLRGENGCPWDKKQTRESLKPYLIEEAYEVLEAIEEKDAKKLREELGDLLYQILFHARISKEDKEFDIEDVLTASCEKMVRRHPHVFGDKKADNAEEVLKQWEEIKKGEKGNDRKSILEGVPAHLPALLRAHQLQARAARVGFDWEHVDQVFAKVQEEMEEFEEAFRGKDREAMENELGDLLFALVNIGRFIEVNPEDALRKTISRFMSRFRHIEETIAQQGLDWKGVSLEAMEELWQEAKALEKKAVR; this is encoded by the coding sequence ATGATGTCGAATAATTGGGACAGGCTTGTTCAGATAATGGACACATTGAGAGGGGAGAATGGGTGTCCCTGGGATAAAAAGCAGACAAGGGAGTCGTTAAAGCCTTATCTGATTGAAGAGGCTTATGAGGTGCTGGAGGCCATTGAAGAGAAAGATGCAAAGAAGCTCAGGGAGGAACTGGGCGATCTGCTCTACCAGATACTCTTCCATGCGAGAATCAGCAAGGAAGATAAAGAGTTTGATATTGAAGATGTACTTACTGCCTCCTGTGAAAAGATGGTGAGACGGCATCCACATGTCTTTGGGGACAAGAAGGCGGATAATGCTGAAGAGGTGCTGAAGCAGTGGGAGGAGATAAAGAAGGGTGAAAAAGGAAATGACAGGAAGTCAATCCTTGAAGGGGTCCCTGCGCACCTCCCTGCCCTCCTTCGCGCCCATCAGTTGCAGGCAAGGGCCGCACGGGTGGGGTTTGACTGGGAGCATGTGGACCAGGTCTTTGCAAAGGTTCAGGAGGAGATGGAGGAGTTTGAAGAGGCGTTCAGGGGCAAGGATCGCGAAGCTATGGAGAATGAGCTCGGCGACCTCTTGTTTGCGCTTGTAAATATAGGCCGCTTTATCGAGGTTAATCCTGAAGATGCCCTGCGAAAGACTATAAGCCGGTTTATGTCGAGGTTCAGGCATATTGAGGAAACGATCGCACAGCAGGGCCTGGATTGGAAAGGCGTGTCTTTAGAGGCCATGGAAGAGTTATGGCAGGAGGCAAAGGCGCTGGAGAAGAAAGCAGTCAGGTAG
- a CDS encoding Mut7-C RNAse domain-containing protein, giving the protein MRFIADEMLGRLAKWLRILGYDTAYFRHIRDSELLRLSVAENRILLTRDTLFIKRRGLRNFLFISYDKPFEQIRQVVRELSIPYPTEPFTRCVMCNNILEPFTREDACRTVPEYVCKTQDVFGRCSICHKIYWKGTHYERMERVLGDLFGR; this is encoded by the coding sequence ATGCGGTTCATTGCCGATGAGATGCTTGGGAGGCTTGCGAAGTGGCTGCGCATATTGGGTTATGATACGGCATACTTCAGACATATCCGCGACTCCGAACTTTTGAGGCTTTCTGTAGCAGAGAACAGGATCCTCCTGACAAGGGATACTCTATTCATCAAAAGAAGGGGTCTCAGGAATTTCCTGTTTATTTCGTACGACAAACCATTTGAGCAGATCCGGCAGGTAGTCAGAGAGCTCAGTATACCGTACCCAACTGAACCATTTACCCGTTGTGTTATGTGCAATAATATTCTTGAGCCCTTTACGAGAGAAGATGCATGCAGGACTGTCCCTGAATACGTATGTAAAACACAGGACGTATTTGGCAGGTGCTCCATTTGCCACAAGATATACTGGAAGGGGACGCATTATGAGCGAATGGAGAGAGTCCTGGGAGATCTGTTTGGAAGGTGA
- a CDS encoding SOS response-associated peptidase — protein sequence MCGRFVLFSSIRKIAGEFDVVTGELILTPAYNIAPTQDVLIVVADGGRKLIRSRWGLIPPWAKDPHIGYKMINARAETLAEKHSFKSSVRKHRCLVVADGFYEWKKEGNDKTPFYIHLKSGRPFGFAGLYSYWQSPEGGLICTCTIITTNANPLLEPIHNRMPVIIPEDYRAEWLDPEIQDEKEILPLLTPYPADKMEAWHVTPEVNSPAHNSPDNIKPVGTEEDT from the coding sequence ATGTGCGGACGTTTCGTTCTATTCAGTTCAATACGTAAAATCGCGGGTGAGTTTGATGTAGTGACAGGAGAGCTGATACTCACCCCAGCCTATAATATTGCCCCAACCCAGGATGTCCTTATCGTTGTTGCTGACGGAGGCCGCAAGCTCATAAGGAGCAGGTGGGGTCTTATACCACCCTGGGCTAAGGACCCCCATATTGGTTACAAGATGATAAATGCAAGGGCTGAGACACTGGCAGAAAAACATAGTTTTAAAAGCAGCGTCAGGAAACACCGCTGCCTTGTCGTTGCAGATGGATTCTATGAGTGGAAAAAAGAGGGTAATGATAAGACCCCATTTTATATACATCTTAAGTCCGGAAGGCCATTTGGATTTGCAGGGCTATACAGTTACTGGCAGAGTCCTGAAGGAGGTCTTATATGCACCTGCACAATCATCACGACAAACGCCAATCCATTGCTGGAACCTATTCATAACAGGATGCCTGTCATAATTCCAGAGGATTACCGGGCCGAATGGCTTGACCCGGAAATACAGGATGAAAAGGAGATATTGCCTTTGCTTACGCCGTATCCAGCAGATAAAATGGAGGCATGGCATGTAACACCAGAAGTAAACTCTCCGGCCCATAATTCTCCTGACAACATAAAGCCTGTCGGGACGGAGGAAGATACCTGA
- a CDS encoding nucleotidyltransferase family protein — protein sequence MTVVELLNEKREEILRIAEKHGAYNIRIFGSASRGDTTEESDIDLLVEVREQTSPWFPAGLVDELQHLLGRPVDVVTEDGLYWLLRRRILKEAKPL from the coding sequence ATGACAGTTGTAGAGTTACTGAACGAAAAACGTGAAGAAATCCTGCGCATAGCGGAGAAGCACGGGGCGTACAATATCCGCATCTTTGGATCAGCCTCACGGGGAGATACTACGGAAGAAAGCGACATTGATCTGCTGGTGGAGGTTCGAGAGCAAACCAGCCCCTGGTTTCCCGCCGGTTTGGTGGATGAACTTCAACATCTGCTTGGCCGTCCGGTTGACGTGGTTACAGAGGACGGCCTTTATTGGCTGCTGCGCCGGAGGATTCTCAAGGAGGCAAAACCCTTATGA
- a CDS encoding HigA family addiction module antidote protein: MVRIPKHGPPTHPGEMLLEEFLKPLNMAQSELAEKLGVSYPRVNELIHGKRGITPNTALRLEKLFGMEAQFWLNLQVAWDLYNVAHSSSAKEIKKIKKLRALARV, encoded by the coding sequence ATGGTTCGCATACCTAAACATGGTCCGCCAACGCATCCCGGCGAAATGCTGTTGGAAGAATTTCTTAAACCCCTGAATATGGCGCAAAGTGAATTGGCGGAAAAACTCGGGGTTTCATATCCCCGTGTTAATGAACTGATTCACGGGAAGAGGGGAATAACGCCGAATACGGCGCTTCGACTGGAGAAACTTTTCGGTATGGAAGCACAGTTTTGGCTTAATTTGCAGGTTGCCTGGGATCTCTATAATGTGGCTCATTCATCATCTGCAAAGGAGATAAAGAAGATAAAAAAGTTACGCGCATTAGCTCGGGTCTGA
- a CDS encoding type II toxin-antitoxin system RelE/ParE family toxin: MIKSFRERGTEDIFDRKNTRDARQACPQQIWRVAQRKLDQLNGVVSLESLKIPPANSLEALKDDRKGQYSIRINDQFRICFVWTNDGAEKVEITDYH; this comes from the coding sequence TTGATCAAATCGTTCAGGGAGAGGGGCACAGAGGATATCTTTGACAGGAAAAACACCAGAGACGCGCGTCAGGCTTGTCCGCAGCAAATCTGGCGCGTGGCGCAACGAAAACTTGATCAACTCAATGGCGTTGTTTCTCTGGAGTCGTTGAAAATTCCGCCGGCAAATTCCCTGGAAGCCCTTAAGGATGACCGGAAGGGGCAGTATAGCATACGAATTAACGACCAGTTCCGCATTTGTTTTGTGTGGACAAACGATGGAGCAGAAAAAGTAGAAATTACAGATTACCACTGA
- a CDS encoding DUF4382 domain-containing protein — translation MKTLKNISSISFIFIGLSLILTGILSGCGSSASVSEGSARTGKVAILLTDGPTDEFSEVNVTVNEVSLLSDDGGPVVLFNGERRVNLLALQEVQDLFTITEDVPAGIYSKIRLRVSEPEFVKKDGQVVTTSQIHLVANGKIDLVPDQPIEVIPGEAMVVSLDCDAEKSIFIHVSNPNSPVYQFRPVVFVNIVHDYDTRLVSVRGKIASIDPVTHSFLLLRTHPIFNLSKIGMAADQYEDGLMNENSLARRYLVRVDVTDMTRIFDEGGQPGDFDSLEVGQGVHVRGLLSFEDDLHLKAGLIEIGQYIRLSGEITSGIDEGGRFGFRPDPGLGVIGELQVQVYNETLIFEAVTRQRLNAEDLVMGKRVLVEGVLDLGTEPDLLHAALIIVKPQEFILTHLKGNLFDPDPESRTFQLSQDCPGYLDCPAVLLPVHVMSDAVILRISTELDTYVGIEQVPFEALQNGDKVDVFGKYDPSGSPFHATVVLVN, via the coding sequence ATGAAGACACTAAAGAACATCAGCAGCATTTCGTTTATTTTCATCGGCCTCAGTTTAATCCTGACAGGCATTCTCAGCGGTTGTGGGTCATCGGCCAGTGTCAGTGAAGGTTCTGCCCGGACCGGCAAGGTAGCAATCCTGCTTACAGATGGGCCTACAGACGAGTTTTCAGAGGTCAATGTAACAGTCAATGAAGTCAGCCTCTTATCAGATGATGGAGGACCTGTCGTCCTTTTCAACGGCGAACGCCGCGTCAACCTGCTGGCCCTTCAGGAGGTTCAGGATCTTTTTACCATTACAGAGGATGTCCCTGCAGGTATATATAGCAAGATCCGCCTGAGGGTAAGCGAGCCTGAGTTTGTCAAAAAAGACGGGCAGGTTGTTACCACCAGCCAAATCCACCTTGTGGCAAACGGGAAGATAGACCTGGTGCCGGACCAGCCGATCGAGGTGATCCCGGGTGAGGCCATGGTCGTAAGTCTTGATTGCGACGCAGAAAAATCCATTTTCATCCATGTTTCAAACCCGAATAGCCCGGTCTACCAATTCCGGCCCGTGGTCTTTGTTAATATCGTTCATGATTATGACACCCGTCTGGTTTCCGTGAGAGGTAAGATTGCCTCAATAGATCCAGTGACACACTCCTTCCTCCTCTTGCGAACCCACCCGATCTTCAATCTGTCAAAGATAGGTATGGCAGCAGACCAGTATGAGGATGGTCTGATGAATGAGAATAGCCTTGCGAGGAGATACCTCGTACGTGTGGATGTCACGGACATGACCCGTATCTTTGATGAGGGCGGGCAGCCAGGGGATTTTGATTCCCTTGAGGTTGGACAGGGTGTTCATGTCCGGGGACTGCTCTCCTTTGAAGATGATCTGCATCTCAAAGCCGGCCTTATAGAGATCGGCCAGTATATCCGCCTGAGCGGTGAAATTACGAGTGGAATAGATGAGGGGGGGCGCTTTGGTTTCAGGCCTGATCCTGGCCTGGGGGTGATAGGTGAACTCCAAGTTCAGGTATATAATGAGACCTTAATATTTGAGGCGGTAACCCGGCAGAGGCTAAATGCAGAAGATCTGGTTATGGGCAAACGGGTCCTTGTTGAAGGGGTGCTTGATTTGGGGACAGAGCCGGACCTCTTACATGCCGCACTAATCATTGTAAAGCCCCAGGAGTTTATTCTGACACACCTCAAAGGGAACCTGTTTGATCCTGATCCGGAAAGCCGGACTTTTCAACTCAGCCAGGATTGCCCGGGTTATCTTGACTGTCCAGCAGTACTGCTTCCGGTTCATGTTATGTCAGATGCCGTGATCCTTAGAATAAGCACTGAATTAGACACTTATGTGGGGATTGAGCAGGTCCCCTTTGAAGCGCTACAGAATGGAGACAAAGTAGACGTGTTCGGAAAATACGATCCCTCCGGAAGCCCCTTTCATGCCACAGTCGTGCTGGTAAATTAA
- a CDS encoding 2,3-bisphosphoglycerate-independent phosphoglycerate mutase has protein sequence MGQSLKLLILIILDGWGINSRKEGNAIALAQTPVYDSLLSEFPHTILDASGESVGLPDGQMGNSEVGHLNIGAGRVVYQDFTLINKAIRNGEFQKNSVILECLRRVKAASGRLHLMGLLSDGGVHSHIEHLFALLDMAGKEGLKDVYIHAFLDGRDTPPQSGMGYLKSLQGYLKKSGTGRIATVSGRYYAMDRDNRWDRVEKAYNALVSGEGLTATDPVEAIEKSYAGGVTDEFVLPTVMVDSSGNPVAPIKDGDGVLFFNFRSDRARELTKALTLADFNQFNRKMVPALCSFTTMKLYDEKMPLPAAFHPVKLTNIIGEVVSKSGLKQFRIAETEKYAHVTYFFNGGEEKSFPGEDRFLIPSPKEVATYDLKPEMSAYQVTEELEKRIRSGEYGFILVNYANPDMVGHTGVLSAGIRAVEVIDECLGRVLTAVRNVNGVACITSDHGDIEQMIEYNTGSPHTAHTTNLVPFIVTKKGIRLRPGTGIFADIAPTLLDLMGIEKPAEMTGKSLIVR, from the coding sequence ATGGGGCAGAGTTTAAAATTGTTAATTCTCATTATTCTTGATGGGTGGGGGATAAACAGCCGGAAAGAGGGTAATGCTATTGCCCTTGCACAAACGCCTGTTTATGATTCCCTCCTCAGCGAATTCCCCCATACCATACTTGATGCATCCGGTGAATCCGTAGGCCTGCCGGATGGCCAGATGGGCAATTCAGAGGTTGGCCATCTAAATATAGGCGCCGGCCGCGTTGTATATCAGGACTTTACCCTCATTAATAAGGCAATCAGAAACGGGGAATTTCAGAAGAACAGTGTGATTCTTGAATGCCTTCGCAGGGTGAAGGCGGCTTCAGGAAGGCTGCATCTGATGGGCCTCCTCTCTGACGGCGGTGTCCACAGTCACATTGAACACCTGTTTGCACTGCTCGATATGGCAGGTAAAGAGGGACTGAAGGATGTTTATATACATGCATTTCTCGATGGACGGGATACCCCTCCGCAGAGCGGTATGGGCTATCTTAAATCATTGCAGGGTTATCTGAAAAAATCAGGTACAGGAAGGATTGCCACAGTATCAGGACGTTATTATGCGATGGACAGGGACAACAGGTGGGACAGGGTTGAGAAGGCCTATAATGCCCTCGTGTCAGGAGAAGGCCTGACGGCAACAGACCCGGTAGAAGCTATAGAAAAGAGTTATGCCGGAGGCGTCACTGATGAGTTTGTACTGCCGACGGTCATGGTTGATTCATCAGGCAATCCCGTTGCGCCTATTAAGGATGGTGATGGTGTATTATTCTTTAACTTCAGGTCGGACCGTGCAAGGGAGCTTACAAAGGCCCTGACCCTTGCTGATTTCAATCAGTTTAACCGGAAGATGGTACCTGCACTCTGCAGTTTTACGACAATGAAATTATATGATGAAAAGATGCCGCTTCCTGCTGCCTTTCATCCGGTAAAATTAACTAACATCATTGGCGAGGTCGTAAGTAAATCCGGCCTCAAACAATTCAGGATAGCAGAGACAGAGAAGTATGCCCATGTTACATACTTCTTTAATGGCGGAGAGGAGAAATCATTCCCGGGTGAAGACCGCTTTCTTATTCCATCTCCAAAAGAAGTTGCGACCTATGACCTGAAGCCGGAGATGAGCGCGTATCAGGTTACAGAAGAGCTCGAGAAGCGGATTCGCTCAGGTGAATATGGATTTATCCTGGTAAATTATGCAAATCCTGACATGGTAGGTCACACAGGTGTCCTCAGCGCAGGCATCAGGGCGGTCGAGGTGATAGATGAGTGCCTCGGCAGGGTGCTCACTGCTGTCCGTAATGTAAATGGTGTTGCGTGCATTACGTCAGACCATGGCGATATAGAGCAGATGATAGAATACAATACTGGCAGCCCCCACACAGCCCACACCACAAACCTGGTACCCTTCATTGTAACAAAAAAAGGCATCCGGCTAAGGCCCGGCACAGGCATTTTTGCAGACATAGCCCCAACCCTCCTCGACCTGATGGGGATTGAAAAACCTGCTGAGATGACAGGCAAATCGCTTATAGTCAGGTAA
- a CDS encoding tetratricopeptide repeat protein → MRLIFAIFAIFAIVIVLYFDRLNPDAVTINLSSNYSYTISMVGFFLFSFALGSVIVIVFTLLRDAKNIFVDWRNRQRQKVEERIQETFSKGLYALLSGKYEQAISYFRDIIKLEPNHFYTLLRMGDAYQHERNYAEAIKFHKKARKVDEKSLEAQFALASDYLLSSSYDEAVMVLQEVIKRDSSNLEALVRLRDIYIKTGKWDGAHELQGRVVKRRKDSLEDQRLLMGLRYEFARLLFNRGEREKSRKLFKGIIRADKDFIPAYVILGDLLIEDGDGAEAADLWEKGYYMNYSEILLHKLEDYYLQLGEPGKIIWVYKKAISLNPQNPALKFYLGKLYYRLEMLDEAFDVLAELEGVESAMPDLYKLLGTIYERKEEHGKAAAEFKRALGLRKRVVVPYFCPLCDFHTYEWNGRCPRCGAWNSFTVSPVYVKKESYPIMRNKWEKPKAELGFKDSMEWGRV, encoded by the coding sequence ATGCGTCTTATATTTGCCATATTTGCCATATTTGCAATAGTAATAGTCCTCTATTTTGACCGCCTTAATCCGGATGCTGTTACAATAAATCTTAGTTCAAATTATTCCTATACAATTTCCATGGTCGGGTTCTTTCTGTTTTCGTTTGCACTTGGAAGTGTTATCGTAATTGTGTTCACCCTTCTGCGGGATGCAAAGAATATCTTTGTTGATTGGAGAAACAGGCAGCGCCAGAAGGTTGAGGAGCGTATTCAGGAGACCTTTTCAAAGGGGCTATATGCCCTTCTGTCAGGAAAATATGAGCAGGCCATATCATATTTCCGGGATATTATTAAGCTGGAACCAAATCATTTTTATACACTGCTGAGGATGGGTGATGCATATCAGCATGAGCGTAATTATGCAGAGGCAATAAAGTTTCATAAGAAGGCAAGGAAAGTGGACGAGAAAAGCCTTGAGGCACAGTTTGCACTTGCCAGCGATTACCTCCTGTCTTCCTCGTATGATGAGGCGGTCATGGTGCTTCAGGAGGTCATAAAGAGGGATTCATCCAATTTGGAGGCCCTTGTCCGGCTCAGGGATATTTATATAAAGACCGGCAAATGGGATGGTGCCCATGAGCTTCAGGGACGTGTGGTCAAACGCCGTAAGGACAGCCTGGAAGACCAGAGACTCCTTATGGGTCTCAGATATGAGTTTGCGAGATTGTTGTTCAACAGAGGTGAGAGAGAGAAGAGCAGGAAGTTGTTTAAAGGTATAATCAGGGCTGACAAGGATTTTATACCTGCATATGTGATCCTCGGCGACCTGCTTATTGAAGATGGAGATGGGGCAGAGGCGGCTGACCTCTGGGAAAAAGGTTATTATATGAATTACAGCGAGATACTCCTCCACAAACTCGAAGACTATTACCTTCAGCTTGGAGAGCCAGGGAAAATAATATGGGTGTATAAGAAGGCGATTTCCCTCAATCCGCAGAATCCCGCATTAAAATTCTACCTTGGGAAACTCTACTACCGGCTTGAGATGCTTGATGAGGCATTTGATGTACTGGCGGAACTCGAAGGCGTTGAGAGTGCCATGCCGGACCTCTATAAACTACTGGGCACCATATACGAAAGAAAAGAAGAGCATGGGAAGGCAGCGGCAGAATTTAAGAGGGCGCTCGGACTTCGCAAGAGGGTAGTAGTGCCGTACTTCTGCCCTCTTTGTGATTTTCATACCTATGAATGGAACGGCAGGTGTCCGAGATGCGGTGCCTGGAACTCCTTTACGGTCTCGCCTGTCTATGTAAAAAAAGAGTCATATCCAATAATGAGGAATAAATGGGAAAAACCCAAAGCAGAGCTGGGCTTTAAAGACAGCATGGAATGGGGCAGAGTTTAA
- the rsfS gene encoding ribosome silencing factor — translation MTGKKKAILAARCLDGKKASDIVVLEVTALSSIADYFVIATADSKRQIKTCADYIDETLAQKGIRSHHLEGMANLEWVLMDYGDIIVHIFDKDSRLYYGLERLWGDAPNIEFKARSRTTVKRRVRKDTAEEQI, via the coding sequence CTGACGGGTAAGAAGAAGGCGATCCTTGCAGCGAGATGCCTGGACGGAAAGAAGGCATCTGATATCGTTGTTCTCGAAGTGACTGCCTTGAGTTCCATTGCTGACTATTTTGTAATTGCAACCGCTGATTCAAAACGACAGATCAAAACCTGTGCTGATTACATAGATGAAACGCTGGCCCAAAAAGGCATTCGCTCCCATCATCTTGAGGGGATGGCTAATCTTGAATGGGTTCTGATGGATTACGGGGATATAATAGTTCATATTTTCGACAAGGACTCCCGTTTATATTATGGCCTCGAAAGATTATGGGGTGATGCGCCGAATATAGAATTCAAGGCCAGGAGCAGGACGACCGTAAAGCGCCGAGTCAGAAAAGATACAGCAGAGGAGCAGATTTAA
- a CDS encoding nicotinate-nucleotide adenylyltransferase, giving the protein MQRIGLFGGTFNPIHTGHLRIANEIRERFSLDSIIFIPTGIPPHKHKNEVISPVHRLRMVELAAAPYEYFSVSSIEVYRQGFSYSIDTVRALQNELGASAELFFITGIDAFLEIRTWKDAGTLLGLCNFIVIQRPGYRFAELKRIELPALEGVSSSELEGLDSGRLKRLSVPLSGKYSLFLERITPCDISSTELRRLIHDGKEVKNLLPDNVMSYIMEQGLYLG; this is encoded by the coding sequence TTGCAACGCATCGGTCTTTTCGGCGGAACTTTCAACCCAATCCACACGGGTCATCTCAGGATAGCAAATGAGATAAGAGAGCGCTTCTCGCTTGATTCCATAATATTTATCCCTACAGGCATCCCGCCGCACAAGCATAAAAACGAGGTTATTTCCCCTGTCCACAGGCTGCGCATGGTTGAGCTTGCTGCTGCTCCATATGAGTATTTCTCAGTCTCTTCCATAGAAGTTTACAGGCAGGGATTTTCTTATTCCATTGATACGGTCAGGGCTTTACAGAATGAGCTTGGCGCATCAGCAGAACTATTCTTTATTACCGGCATTGATGCCTTTCTTGAGATCAGGACCTGGAAGGATGCAGGCACGCTACTCGGCCTGTGTAATTTTATCGTGATCCAGAGGCCGGGTTACAGATTTGCCGAACTTAAAAGAATTGAATTGCCTGCGCTGGAGGGTGTTTCATCATCTGAACTTGAGGGGCTTGACAGCGGCAGGCTTAAAAGGCTGTCTGTCCCTCTTTCCGGGAAATATTCACTGTTCCTTGAGCGTATTACTCCATGCGACATTTCCTCAACAGAGCTTAGAAGGCTTATTCACGATGGCAAAGAGGTTAAAAACCTATTGCCTGATAATGTAATGTCATATATAATGGAACAGGGATTATACTTGGGGTAA
- a CDS encoding glutamate-5-semialdehyde dehydrogenase, whose product MDIKSYIEEKGRKAREGARRLAVLSSAVKNRALIEMADAIEAASGRLKEENGKDIRAGEAGELSSALIDRLTLNDKRIREMAQGLREVAALPDPVGEVTRMWTRPNGMQVGKIRVPIGVIGIIYESRPNVTVDSAGLCIKAGNSVFLRGGSEAIHSNKAIAKILIDAGLKAGLPEGAITLVDIVDREAVMAMLRMDHYIDLIIPRGGEELIRTVSANSTIPVIKHYKGICHTYVDEDADAGMAGEICFNAKVQRPGTCNAMETMLVHKGAAERVLPGLLEKFRKAGVEIRGCSRTRQLDPAIRLATEEDWDTEHLALILNIKIVDDMDEALRHIETHGSQHSEAIVTNNHKRAMQFLRAVDAAAVFVNASTRLHDGGQFGLGAEIGISTTRIHARGPMGLEELTSMKFIVLGDGQLRE is encoded by the coding sequence ATGGATATAAAGAGTTACATCGAAGAAAAAGGCAGGAAGGCCAGAGAAGGTGCGAGGAGGCTTGCAGTCCTTTCTTCTGCTGTAAAGAACCGGGCGCTTATTGAAATGGCTGATGCTATTGAAGCAGCGTCAGGCAGGCTCAAGGAAGAGAACGGGAAAGATATAAGGGCAGGAGAGGCGGGGGAGCTGTCTTCAGCCCTGATAGACAGATTGACCCTCAATGACAAGAGGATCCGGGAGATGGCTCAGGGACTGAGGGAAGTGGCAGCATTGCCGGACCCGGTTGGTGAAGTAACGCGCATGTGGACGCGTCCGAATGGCATGCAGGTTGGAAAGATCCGTGTGCCGATAGGCGTCATCGGGATTATTTATGAATCAAGGCCCAATGTTACGGTTGACTCTGCCGGGTTATGTATAAAGGCCGGAAACAGTGTTTTCCTGAGGGGTGGGTCAGAGGCGATCCATTCCAACAAGGCCATTGCGAAGATATTGATTGATGCCGGACTAAAGGCAGGGTTGCCTGAGGGGGCCATTACGCTTGTGGATATTGTTGACCGGGAGGCTGTCATGGCCATGCTCAGGATGGATCATTATATTGACCTGATAATACCGAGGGGCGGAGAAGAGCTGATCAGGACTGTATCAGCCAATTCCACTATACCTGTAATAAAACATTATAAGGGGATCTGTCATACCTATGTTGACGAAGATGCGGATGCCGGAATGGCCGGTGAGATCTGTTTTAATGCAAAGGTACAGCGTCCCGGAACCTGTAATGCCATGGAAACGATGCTTGTCCACAAGGGTGCGGCGGAGAGGGTCCTTCCAGGACTGCTTGAAAAATTCCGGAAGGCAGGTGTGGAGATCCGGGGTTGTTCGCGTACCAGGCAGCTTGACCCGGCAATACGTCTGGCAACAGAAGAAGACTGGGATACGGAACATCTGGCCCTCATACTGAATATAAAAATTGTTGATGACATGGATGAGGCGCTCAGGCATATTGAGACACACGGGTCACAGCACTCAGAAGCTATAGTGACAAACAATCATAAAAGGGCGATGCAATTTCTCAGGGCTGTGGATGCAGCAGCCGTATTTGTCAATGCATCCACGCGCCTTCACGACGGAGGCCAGTTCGGACTCGGCGCAGAGATCGGTATCAGCACTACGAGAATACATGCGAGGGGTCCTATGGGGCTTGAAGAGCTTACCTCCATGAAGTTTATAGTGCTTGGCGACGGACAACTGAGGGAGTAG